In Campylobacter sp., the DNA window AGCAACCCGGAAGCCGGCCCGCCGAAAATATTTGCCGAGGTGCTCCAAGTAAAATTAAAAATGATATTTTGCGAAACCAACGCGATATAAAGCGATAAAATGCACGCGGGCGCGAACATGACGAGGCTAAATTTGGGATCTTGCAAGCAAAGGCGCGCTGCAAATTTGATAAAAGCATAAATTTCGCCAAAACGCCCAAAGCAAAGTAACCTACAGCCGTCAAAAACAGCGTACAAGCGCAGTAAAATATAATCGTAAAAGTCGTTTCGCCCAAATTTGATCCCTTTTGTTTTAAATTTTAGAGTTTTTGTCGTTTAATTGGGCTTAATAAATCCAGCTTCGCAGTATTAACTCCTGCTCAAATTTAACTAGCTCGCAGCCGCGCTCAAACTCCCAAATTTAACCCCAGCTTAAGCATAAGCTTATATACTTTGGCTTTAAATTTAAGGCGGCAAATGAGATCTCAGAGCGAATTTTTTGGCGTTTTCATCACCCTTCTTGGCGGCGTATTATGGGGCTTTAGCGGCGTTTGCGGGCAGTATCTGTTCACGCAAAAAGGCGTTAGCGCCGACTGGCTCGTACCCTACCGCTTGAGCCTTGCCGGGCTTGCGATGGTGGCGTACTATTTAGCGCGTTCGCCGCGCACAGCCCTCGCTCCGCTAAAAGATCGCGCGCTATTGCCGCAGCTGCTCATCTATGCGTTTTTTGGGCTCATGATGACGCAATATGCGTATTTTTACAGCATTGAGCTCTCAAACGCCGCCGTCGCGACCGTGATCCAGTACTCCGCGCCCGCGCTCATCCTCGCCGTCGTTTGCTTTTTACAGCGGCGTGCGCCTAAAAAGGTCGAACTCATCGCCCTCATTTTGGCGGTACTGGGCGTCGTGCTGCTCGCCACTCACGGCGATCTGGGTTCGCTCGTTATCAGCGCGGAGGCGCTGGTTTGGTGCCTGATTAGCGCGCTTGGCGTCGTGATCTACAGCCTCATCCCAACGAAGCTAAATCAAAAATACCCCATTGCGCTAAATTTAGGCTGGGGCATGGTCATCGGCAGCGGCGCGCTTGCGCTTTACACGCGGGTTTGGCAGCTAGGTGGCGTGAGCGACGCGCAGGGCTTTGCGGCGCTTGCTGCGGTGGTGATCCTGGGCACGATATGCGCGTTTAGCTTTTACATGACGGGGCTAAAGATAATAGGCGCGAGCAGGGCGAGCATGATAGCGTGCATCGAGCCAGTGAGCGCGGCGGCGTTTGCCTATTTTTGGCTGGGGACGGAGTTCGTATTTCTTGATTTTGCGGGCTTTACGCTCATTGTCTCGTGCATATTTTTGCTAGCCAAAGATAGGAAAAAGGCGTAAATTTGGAGGAGAAATGATCTATTTGGCGCAGACCGATACGACGGCGGGATTTTTGAGCAAGGATTTTCGCGAGATAAACGCGCTCAAAGGCCGAGCGGCGGACAAGCCCTGCCTCATAACGACGGCAAAGCTTAGCGAGCTAAAAAATCTCGCTCGCGTGCCCGCTAAATTTAAAAATTTAGTGCGCCGCGCGAGAAAAACGACGTTTTTATATCCGAACGCCAAGGCCGTGCGTGTCGTGAAAGAGTGCGCTCACGAGGAGTTTTTGAGGCAATTTGACTGGCTTTACTCCAGCAGCGCAAATTTAAACGGACAAAACTTCGACGAAGCCTGGGCGAAAGCGGCGGCGGACGAGGTCGTGGATAAAAATTTCAGTCAAAACGCAAGCTCGAAAATTTATAAAATTTCAAAAACTAAAATTTTGCGGATTAGATAGAGCTGCCGATTAAAATTTACGCGCGCAAAGAGTGCTCAAAAAGAGGCGCAGTAGCTTATAAATTTAAGCGACTGTGTAAATTTAAATGGCTCTTATAAATTTCACCGAACCGTAAAATTTCGTCACATATAAACCGCACAATACCATCTGTAATTTTAAAAAATTGCGAAAAGATCACGGCAAACTCACAGAAAAATCATATAAAAAGCTGTAAATCCCCTCCCCACTGCCTTCAAGTAATAAAATTCCTGCCGTTCTCGAAGCTGAAAATTTCACTACTGCTAGCTTTAAATGAAATTCTATCGCCATATACTCAATCAAAATTTTAACTCGGGCGAGCTAAGATTATCGCTATAAATTCTTGCATCCCAAGTATTCTTGATTAAAATTTTAGAGATCGGGCATTGCCGCCGGTTTTTATCCGAGCCGCTATGCGCCGTTTTGATCGAAGCTACGACGACGCCGCTTTTGCCTTTGATTAAAATTTGATCTTTTAAAAAAGCTCCTCTGGCGCCGCTAAAATCAAAATTTCGCCGCTGCGTCAATAGTTTTAATAAAATTCAGCCACTACTGCTACCGATAGTTTCAATTAAAATTTTATCGCCGCTGCTGCAAGTAGTTTGCGATCAAAATTCTATCATCGCTGATTGTATATCAAAAGTCCCGCCACCGCTGCCTCACCGCCACCTCCGCCACTGCCGCCCTATCTCCACCACTGCCGCCGCAGCAAGCGCCGCAAAGTCGCCCGCGTCGCTCACGCCCCCAAGCTGCCAAACCTGCGTGTAAAGTGCAAGCGCACCGCCTCCCATTACTGCACCACGACGGCAGATCCGCGATAAAATTTCCGCCGCCGCGCAACGTGAGTCAAGCCAAACGCTGCAAATTTTAAAATTTAAACCGCCTCTCGCCGCGCGGCACCGATAAATTCCAACCGATAAATTCCGCTAGCCAGTCCATCATTTCCGCATAAATCATAAATTTTCATGAATTTAACGCCGCCATTCTTGCTTTATATTAAAATTTCGCTAAAATTACCGCATTAAATTTGAGGCGCAAACGGAGCTTAAGCTTAAACCGCTTGCGGGCAAATTAAATCCATTCAAGGAGCTTTTATGAGCGGTGTTGCGTTAATCATCTGCTTCGCCATAGCAGTCGTCGTGATGATTTTTTTGATCTCCAAAGCAGGCGTTCACCCGTTTTTGGCGCTAATGCTTATCTCCCTGGCGCTCGCAATCGTCGCGGGCATACCGCTAGCCAAGATCCCCGCGATTATCGGCGACGGATTCAGCGGCACGTTTAAGAGTATCGGTATCGTCATAATCTTCGGCGCGCTCATCGGCACCGTGCTTGAAAAGACCGGCGCGGCGCTCAAACTCGCCGATATGGTCGTAAACGTAGTCGGGCAAAAGCGTCCCGAGCTTGCGATGCTCATAATGGGCTGGATCGTAGGTATCCCCGTATTTTGCGACAGCGGCTTCGTCGTTTTAAACCCAATCCGAGAAGCGATCAGCAAAAAAATCGGCGAAAATCCGGTCGCTCTTGCAGTAGCGCTCTCCGGCGGACTTTACGCCTCGCACGTATTCATCCCGCCGACTCCGGGACCGATCGCCGCAGCAGGCGCCGTAGGTCTAGGCGGCAATCTGCTGCTCGTAATCGCAATGGGCGCGGTAGTCTCCTTGCCGGTGCTGATCGCTACATACTTTTTTTCCAAAAAAGTCGCCAAGAGCGTGCATATAAGCGAGGCTGAAGCCAATGAAGTCATCGCCAAAAGCTACGACGATCTGCTTAAACAATACGGCAAATTGCCGGGCGGATTTTTAAGCTTAGCCCCTATTTTGGTGCCGATCCTATTTATGGCGCTGGGTTCCGTCGCCAAGATCCTAAAAGTAGGCGGGTTTGCAGGCGAAATTTCGCAATTTTTAGGAAATCCTATCATCGCGCTAGCCTTGGGCGTAGTTTTTGCGGTATTTTTGCTCGCACAAACCGGCAAACTAGGCGAATTTAGCGAGATCACCAACGAATCCTTAAAAATCGTAGGCCCGATCCTCTTCATCACCGCAGCGGGCGGAGTGCTAGGCAAGGTCATCACCGACGCCGGCTTCGTAACCTACATCAAGGATAATGCGACCGCGATTAAAGCCGCGGGTATTTTCTTCCCGTTCTTAATCTCAGCCGTCTTAAAAACCGCACAAGGAAGCTCCACCGTGGCGATCATCACTACAGCTTCGATTATGGGCGCATTTAACGCAGACGGCTCGCTGATGCAGGTACTGGGCTTCACCTCCGAAATGTCCGGCGCGCTTGTGGTAATGGCGATCGCAGCGGGCGCGATGACCGTTTCGCACGCTAACGACAGCTACTTCTGGGTCGTTACGAATTTCAGCAAGATGAATCCGCAGCAAGGCTACCGCACACAGACCATGCTAACCCTAATTATGGGCATTACGGGTATGATCAGCGT includes these proteins:
- a CDS encoding DMT family transporter, producing the protein MRSQSEFFGVFITLLGGVLWGFSGVCGQYLFTQKGVSADWLVPYRLSLAGLAMVAYYLARSPRTALAPLKDRALLPQLLIYAFFGLMMTQYAYFYSIELSNAAVATVIQYSAPALILAVVCFLQRRAPKKVELIALILAVLGVVLLATHGDLGSLVISAEALVWCLISALGVVIYSLIPTKLNQKYPIALNLGWGMVIGSGALALYTRVWQLGGVSDAQGFAALAAVVILGTICAFSFYMTGLKIIGASRASMIACIEPVSAAAFAYFWLGTEFVFLDFAGFTLIVSCIFLLAKDRKKA
- a CDS encoding Sua5/YciO/YrdC/YwlC family protein; this encodes MIYLAQTDTTAGFLSKDFREINALKGRAADKPCLITTAKLSELKNLARVPAKFKNLVRRARKTTFLYPNAKAVRVVKECAHEEFLRQFDWLYSSSANLNGQNFDEAWAKAAADEVVDKNFSQNASSKIYKISKTKILRIR
- a CDS encoding GntP family permease; the encoded protein is MSGVALIICFAIAVVVMIFLISKAGVHPFLALMLISLALAIVAGIPLAKIPAIIGDGFSGTFKSIGIVIIFGALIGTVLEKTGAALKLADMVVNVVGQKRPELAMLIMGWIVGIPVFCDSGFVVLNPIREAISKKIGENPVALAVALSGGLYASHVFIPPTPGPIAAAGAVGLGGNLLLVIAMGAVVSLPVLIATYFFSKKVAKSVHISEAEANEVIAKSYDDLLKQYGKLPGGFLSLAPILVPILFMALGSVAKILKVGGFAGEISQFLGNPIIALALGVVFAVFLLAQTGKLGEFSEITNESLKIVGPILFITAAGGVLGKVITDAGFVTYIKDNATAIKAAGIFFPFLISAVLKTAQGSSTVAIITTASIMGAFNADGSLMQVLGFTSEMSGALVVMAIAAGAMTVSHANDSYFWVVTNFSKMNPQQGYRTQTMLTLIMGITGMISVWILSLFLI